A single window of Pseudomonas lijiangensis DNA harbors:
- the serC gene encoding 3-phosphoserine/phosphohydroxythreonine transaminase has protein sequence MSKRAFNFCAGPAALPEAVLLRAQAELLDWHGKGLSVMEMSHRSDEFVSIATKAEQDLRDLLTIPSNYKVLFLQGGASQQFAQIALNLLPENGKADYIDTGIWSQKAIEEASRYGTVNVAASAKPYDYFAIPGQNEWKLSKDAAYVHYAPNETIGGLEFDWIPETGDVPLIADMSSDILSRPVDVSRFGMIYAGAQKNIGPSGIVVVIIREDLLGRARALCPTMLDYKVAADNGSMYNTPPTLAWYLSGLVFEWLKEQGGVEAIGKLNEVKKRTLYDFIDASELYSNPINKPDRSWMNVPFRLADDRLDKPFLAGADANGLLNLKGHRSVGGMRASIYNAVDINAVNALVTYMKDFEKEHG, from the coding sequence ATGAGCAAGCGAGCCTTTAACTTTTGCGCAGGTCCCGCTGCGCTTCCCGAAGCGGTTCTGTTGCGTGCCCAGGCGGAGCTTCTGGACTGGCATGGCAAGGGCCTGTCCGTGATGGAAATGAGTCATCGCAGCGATGAGTTCGTCTCCATTGCCACCAAGGCCGAGCAGGATCTTCGCGACCTGCTGACCATCCCCTCGAACTACAAGGTGCTGTTCCTGCAAGGCGGCGCCAGCCAGCAGTTTGCCCAGATTGCCCTGAACCTGCTGCCGGAAAACGGCAAGGCTGACTACATCGACACCGGCATCTGGTCGCAGAAGGCTATTGAAGAAGCCTCGCGCTACGGCACGGTCAATGTCGCTGCCAGCGCCAAGCCATACGACTATTTCGCCATTCCTGGCCAGAACGAATGGAAGCTGTCCAAGGACGCTGCCTATGTTCACTACGCGCCGAACGAAACCATCGGTGGCCTGGAATTCGACTGGATTCCGGAAACAGGCGATGTCCCACTGATTGCCGACATGTCCTCCGATATTCTTTCCCGTCCGGTGGATGTTTCGCGCTTCGGCATGATCTATGCCGGTGCCCAGAAGAATATCGGGCCGAGCGGCATCGTCGTCGTGATCATTCGCGAAGATCTGCTGGGTCGCGCCCGTGCGCTTTGCCCGACCATGCTCGATTACAAGGTCGCCGCCGACAACGGCTCGATGTACAACACACCGCCGACCCTGGCCTGGTACCTGTCCGGTCTGGTTTTCGAGTGGCTCAAGGAGCAGGGTGGCGTCGAAGCCATCGGCAAGCTCAATGAAGTCAAGAAGCGCACCCTGTATGACTTCATCGATGCCAGCGAGCTGTACAGCAACCCGATCAACAAGCCTGATCGCTCCTGGATGAACGTGCCGTTCCGTCTGGCCGATGACCGTCTGGACAAGCCGTTCCTGGCGGGTGCCGACGCTAACGGCCTGCTCAACCTCAAGGGCCATCGCTCGGTCGGTGGCATGCGGGCTTCCATCTACAATGCTGTCGACATCAATGCAGTCAATGCGCTGGTGACCTACATGAAAGACTTCGAGAAGGAGCACGGCTGA
- a CDS encoding MBL fold metallo-hydrolase RNA specificity domain-containing protein, with amino-acid sequence MSFPEIIHRGATRSVSGSCHQLCMDAAHSLLIDCGANQHDSPGAENEKFGFSAADIKAFIVTHVHADHVGRIPALLASGYQGPVLCSEPSAHLLPLVMEDQLKLEFHHDRKQIDRNLAAIEKRIIALPFDHWFTLVNTDALVCRVRLQRAGHILGSAYVECDLQYPLEGRTERVVFSGDLGAGDAPMLPAPKSPERADILVLESTYGDRLHEDRSTRQLRLEQVIDQALEDHGTVLIPAFSMGRTQELLYELEDILRRKALLGEPVDEADGSALPVNWPQLPIILDSPLASRFTGVYQAFEDYWDDEAQARLKSGRQPLGFSQLITIDTHDRHLQTVNYLASTARPAIVIAGNGMCAGGRIVNYLKAMLGDRRHNVVFVGYQAKGTPGAAIQKHGPVGGYVELDRERFDIRAGISTVAGYSAHADQEGLARFVTSMAEWPRQIRLVHGEASAKKTLGNVLNRKYSLANKRLELVVP; translated from the coding sequence ATGTCTTTCCCTGAAATCATTCATCGCGGCGCAACCCGGAGTGTGTCCGGTTCCTGTCACCAGTTATGTATGGATGCGGCTCATAGTCTGTTGATTGATTGTGGTGCGAATCAACATGACAGTCCGGGTGCCGAAAATGAAAAGTTCGGTTTCTCTGCTGCCGATATCAAGGCCTTCATTGTTACTCACGTACATGCTGACCATGTAGGGCGTATTCCAGCGTTGCTGGCTTCAGGCTATCAGGGACCTGTATTGTGCAGTGAGCCTTCTGCGCATTTATTGCCTCTGGTCATGGAGGATCAACTGAAACTCGAGTTTCATCATGACCGCAAACAGATAGACCGAAACCTTGCCGCGATTGAAAAGCGCATCATTGCCTTGCCCTTCGATCACTGGTTTACCCTGGTCAATACCGATGCACTTGTCTGCCGGGTCCGCCTGCAACGTGCTGGCCACATTCTGGGTTCTGCCTATGTCGAGTGCGATCTTCAGTATCCGCTGGAGGGACGTACGGAGCGTGTGGTGTTTTCGGGGGATCTGGGGGCAGGGGATGCACCGATGCTTCCCGCTCCGAAATCCCCCGAGCGCGCAGACATTCTTGTGCTCGAGAGCACTTATGGCGATCGTCTTCATGAGGACCGCAGCACGCGGCAATTGCGCCTTGAGCAAGTGATCGATCAGGCGCTGGAAGATCATGGCACGGTCCTGATTCCCGCTTTCAGCATGGGGCGCACCCAGGAGCTGCTATACGAGCTGGAAGATATCCTGCGGCGCAAGGCCTTGCTGGGCGAGCCTGTCGATGAGGCTGACGGGAGCGCCTTGCCGGTTAACTGGCCGCAATTGCCGATCATTCTCGATTCCCCTCTGGCCAGCCGCTTCACGGGCGTTTATCAGGCATTTGAAGACTATTGGGACGACGAGGCGCAAGCGCGCCTCAAGAGCGGCAGGCAGCCTCTGGGATTCTCCCAATTGATTACCATCGATACCCATGACCGGCATTTGCAGACGGTCAACTATCTGGCCAGCACCGCCAGACCCGCTATCGTCATCGCAGGCAATGGCATGTGCGCAGGCGGGCGCATCGTCAATTACCTGAAAGCCATGCTGGGTGATCGGCGGCACAATGTGGTTTTCGTGGGTTATCAGGCCAAGGGTACGCCAGGGGCTGCGATCCAGAAGCATGGTCCGGTCGGCGGTTATGTCGAGCTTGACCGTGAGCGCTTTGATATTCGTGCCGGTATCTCGACGGTCGCCGGTTATTCCGCCCATGCGGATCAGGAGGGGCTGGCCAGGTTTGTAACCTCGATGGCCGAGTGGCCGCGCCAGATAAGGCTGGTGCATGGCGAGGCGAGCGCGAAGAAGACGTTGGGTAATGTTCTGAACAGGAAGTACTCGCTGGCCAATAAACGTCTTGAGCTGGTAGTACCTTGA
- the cmk gene encoding (d)CMP kinase, whose translation MKIKAPVITIDGPSGSGKGTVAGLLARHLGWCLLDSGALYRLLAFAARNHGVDLTNEEALKLLAAHLDVQFETASGGQGQRIILEGEDVTHAIRNEQIGSGASQVASLPAVRDALLQRQRAFQEEPGLVADGRDMGTVVFPDAPLKIFLTASAEERARRRYLQLKAKGDDVSLSSLLDEICARDERDTQRAVAPLKPAHDAIQLDSTELSIQQVMERILSEVALRDIAG comes from the coding sequence GTGAAAATCAAAGCACCTGTTATTACCATCGACGGCCCTAGCGGTTCTGGAAAGGGCACTGTTGCAGGCTTGCTGGCCAGGCATCTGGGCTGGTGTCTGCTCGATTCCGGGGCTCTTTACCGTCTGCTTGCCTTCGCGGCGCGCAATCACGGTGTCGACCTGACCAATGAAGAAGCCCTGAAACTGCTGGCTGCGCATCTCGATGTGCAGTTCGAGACCGCTTCAGGTGGTCAGGGCCAGCGCATCATCCTCGAAGGCGAGGACGTTACCCATGCCATCCGCAACGAGCAGATCGGCAGCGGTGCTTCCCAGGTCGCTTCCTTGCCTGCCGTTCGCGATGCCTTGCTGCAGCGCCAGCGTGCGTTTCAGGAAGAACCCGGGCTGGTGGCCGATGGCCGAGACATGGGGACGGTGGTATTTCCCGACGCGCCCCTGAAGATTTTTCTCACTGCCAGTGCCGAGGAGCGTGCACGCCGTCGTTACTTGCAGTTGAAGGCGAAGGGTGATGATGTTAGTCTGTCGAGTCTGCTAGATGAGATATGTGCGCGCGACGAGCGTGACACCCAGCGAGCGGTAGCTCCGCTCAAGCCGGCGCATGACGCCATACAGCTGGATTCCACCGAATTATCCATCCAGCAGGTGATGGAACGCATTCTGAGTGAGGTCGCATTACGCGATATCGCCGGGTGA
- a CDS encoding MraY family glycosyltransferase, with amino-acid sequence MVEWFSVVAVAVLSLGLTAVLRRYALSRSLMDVPNARSSHKIPTPRGGGVSIVVAFLLAIVLLGLGDRIPSSALIAVLGAGGLVAVIGFMDDHGHIAARWRLLGHFSAAAWALAWLGGLAPLDFFGFTLDLGIIGHILAAFYLVWMLNLYNFMDGIDGIASIEAVTVCAGISLIYVLGDFGQLLWGPVLLAAAVMGFLYWNFPPARIFMGDAGSGFLGIALGVLSLQAAWASSHLFWAWLILLGVFIVDATVTLARRLLRGDKVYEAHRSHAYQFASRRYGKHLPVTLAVGFINVFWLLPVALWVGVFGGDGLTGLLIAYVPLVLLALKFDAGKLESN; translated from the coding sequence ATGGTTGAGTGGTTCTCTGTAGTCGCTGTGGCGGTTTTATCTTTGGGGTTGACGGCAGTTCTTCGCAGGTACGCCCTGTCCAGGAGCCTGATGGATGTTCCAAATGCTCGTAGCTCACACAAGATTCCTACACCGCGAGGCGGCGGGGTTTCCATTGTTGTAGCCTTTTTGCTTGCCATTGTGCTGTTGGGGCTCGGGGACCGGATTCCGTCTTCGGCCCTGATTGCCGTTCTAGGCGCGGGCGGACTGGTTGCCGTGATCGGTTTCATGGACGATCACGGGCACATCGCAGCTCGCTGGCGTTTGCTGGGACATTTCAGTGCGGCGGCCTGGGCGCTGGCATGGCTGGGCGGGCTGGCACCGCTCGACTTCTTTGGCTTCACTCTGGATCTGGGCATCATTGGCCATATTCTTGCCGCTTTTTACCTCGTCTGGATGCTCAACCTCTACAACTTCATGGACGGCATCGACGGTATCGCCAGTATCGAGGCGGTGACGGTCTGCGCCGGGATCAGCCTTATTTACGTACTGGGCGATTTTGGTCAGTTGCTGTGGGGGCCTGTGTTGCTGGCCGCCGCGGTCATGGGGTTTCTCTACTGGAACTTTCCACCGGCGCGGATATTCATGGGTGACGCGGGCAGTGGATTCCTGGGAATTGCACTGGGCGTGCTCTCCTTGCAGGCTGCATGGGCGTCCTCTCATCTTTTCTGGGCCTGGCTGATTCTGCTGGGAGTATTTATCGTCGATGCCACCGTAACGCTTGCTCGTCGCCTGTTGCGTGGCGACAAGGTGTACGAAGCTCATCGCAGCCACGCCTACCAGTTCGCGTCGCGCCGCTATGGCAAGCACCTGCCTGTCACCCTGGCCGTTGGCTTCATCAATGTCTTCTGGCTGCTGCCTGTGGCGCTATGGGTCGGCGTATTCGGTGGCGACGGTTTGACCGGGTTGCTGATCGCTTATGTCCCGCTGGTACTGTTGGCCCTCAAGTTCGACGCAGGCAAGCTTGAGTCCAATTGA
- a CDS encoding lipopolysaccharide assembly protein LapA domain-containing protein: MHIFKRIIVLVVALLVVLATAVFMLENRQPVTLVFFGWSAPELSQAVPVVLALLLGMLVGPVLAWLASFRKKRVRSARSV; the protein is encoded by the coding sequence ATGCACATCTTCAAACGAATCATCGTGCTCGTCGTTGCATTGCTTGTCGTTCTGGCAACGGCGGTGTTCATGCTTGAAAACCGGCAGCCTGTCACGCTGGTCTTTTTCGGCTGGTCGGCACCCGAGCTTTCCCAGGCTGTTCCTGTGGTTCTTGCGCTTTTGCTGGGTATGCTGGTTGGCCCTGTCCTGGCATGGCTGGCAAGCTTTCGTAAAAAACGCGTACGTTCAGCCCGTTCGGTCTAG
- the rpsA gene encoding 30S ribosomal protein S1: MSESFAELFEESLKTLNLQPGAIITGIVVDIDGDWVTVHAGLKSEGVIPLEQFYNDAGELTIKVGDEVHVALDAVEDGFGETKLSREKAKRAECWIVLEAAFAAEEVVKGVINGKVKGGFTVDVNGIRAFLPGSLVDVRPVRDTTHLEGKELEFKVIKLDQKRNNVVVSRRSVLEAENSAEREALLESLQEGQQVKGIVKNLTDYGAFVDLGGVDGLLHITDMAWKRIKHPSEIVNVGDEIDVKVLKYDRERNRVSLGLKQLGEDPWVAIKARYPESTRVTARVTNLTDYGCFAELEEGVEGLVHVSEMDWTNKNIHPSKVVQVGDEVEVMVLDIDEERRRISLGIKQCKSNPWEDFSGQFNKGDKISGTIKSITDFGIFIGLDGGIDGLVHLSDISWNEVGEEAVRRFKKGDELDTVILSVDPERERISLGIKQLESDPFSEYVTVNDKGAIVRGTVKEVDAKGAIITLADDIEATLKASEISRDRVEDARNVLKEGEEIEAKIISVDRKSRVISLSIKSKDVEDEKEAIQSLRSKPEAAESTGPTTIGDLLRAQMEKQN; the protein is encoded by the coding sequence ATGAGCGAAAGCTTTGCAGAACTTTTTGAAGAAAGCCTAAAAACCCTGAACCTTCAGCCGGGCGCTATCATTACCGGTATCGTTGTCGACATCGACGGCGACTGGGTAACTGTACACGCTGGTCTGAAGTCCGAAGGCGTCATCCCGCTCGAGCAGTTCTACAACGATGCTGGCGAGCTGACCATCAAGGTCGGTGACGAAGTTCACGTCGCGCTGGACGCGGTAGAAGACGGCTTTGGCGAAACCAAGCTGTCCCGCGAGAAAGCCAAGCGCGCCGAGTGCTGGATTGTTCTGGAAGCGGCTTTCGCAGCTGAAGAAGTGGTCAAGGGCGTTATCAACGGTAAGGTTAAAGGCGGCTTCACTGTCGACGTTAACGGCATCCGTGCGTTCCTGCCAGGTTCTCTGGTTGACGTCCGTCCAGTGCGCGACACCACGCACCTGGAAGGCAAAGAGCTCGAGTTCAAGGTCATCAAACTGGACCAGAAGCGCAACAACGTTGTCGTTTCCCGTCGCAGCGTCCTGGAAGCAGAGAACAGCGCAGAGCGCGAAGCACTGCTCGAGTCCCTGCAAGAAGGCCAGCAAGTCAAAGGTATCGTCAAGAACCTCACCGATTACGGCGCATTCGTCGATCTGGGTGGCGTCGATGGCCTGCTGCACATCACCGACATGGCTTGGAAGCGTATCAAGCATCCATCGGAAATCGTCAATGTTGGCGATGAGATCGATGTAAAAGTCCTGAAGTACGATCGCGAGCGCAATCGTGTTTCCCTGGGCCTGAAGCAACTGGGCGAAGACCCATGGGTTGCTATCAAGGCTCGCTACCCGGAAAGCACCCGCGTTACCGCGCGTGTAACCAACCTGACCGACTACGGCTGCTTCGCAGAGCTGGAAGAAGGCGTGGAAGGCCTGGTACACGTTTCCGAAATGGACTGGACCAACAAGAACATCCACCCATCCAAAGTCGTTCAGGTTGGCGACGAAGTGGAAGTCATGGTTCTGGACATCGACGAAGAGCGTCGTCGTATCTCCCTCGGCATCAAACAGTGCAAATCCAACCCATGGGAAGATTTCTCTGGCCAGTTCAACAAGGGCGATAAAATCTCCGGCACCATCAAGTCGATCACCGATTTCGGTATCTTCATTGGTCTGGACGGCGGCATCGACGGTCTGGTTCACCTGTCCGACATCTCCTGGAACGAAGTGGGCGAAGAAGCCGTACGTCGCTTCAAGAAGGGCGACGAGCTCGACACCGTAATCCTGTCTGTTGATCCAGAGCGTGAGCGTATCTCCCTGGGTATCAAGCAGCTGGAAAGCGATCCGTTCTCCGAGTACGTCACTGTCAATGACAAAGGCGCTATCGTTCGCGGTACCGTTAAAGAAGTTGACGCCAAAGGCGCCATCATCACTCTGGCCGACGACATCGAAGCTACCCTCAAAGCCTCCGAAATCAGCCGTGACCGCGTTGAAGACGCGCGTAACGTTCTGAAAGAAGGCGAAGAGATCGAAGCCAAGATCATCAGCGTTGACCGCAAGAGCCGCGTAATCAGCCTGTCCATCAAGTCGAAAGACGTTGAAGACGAGAAAGAAGCTATCCAGAGCCTGCGTAGCAAGCCTGAAGCTGCTGAAAGCACTGGTCCAACCACTATTGGTGACCTGCTGCGTGCGCAAATGGAAAAACAGAACTAA
- the ihfB gene encoding integration host factor subunit beta: MTKSELIERIVTHQGLLSSKDVELAIKTMLEQMSQCLATGDRIEIRGFGSFSLHYRAPRVGRNPKTGQSVSLDGKFVPHFKPGKELRDRVNEDEEEGL, translated from the coding sequence ATGACGAAGTCGGAGTTGATCGAACGAATTGTCACCCATCAAGGGCTGCTCTCATCCAAGGATGTCGAGTTGGCCATCAAGACCATGCTTGAACAAATGTCCCAGTGCCTGGCGACAGGCGACCGCATAGAAATACGCGGGTTCGGCAGCTTTTCCCTGCATTACCGCGCACCGCGGGTAGGGCGCAATCCAAAAACGGGCCAGTCTGTCAGCCTCGACGGCAAATTCGTTCCTCACTTCAAGCCAGGCAAGGAGTTGCGGGATCGAGTCAACGAGGATGAAGAAGAGGGCCTCTGA
- a CDS encoding bifunctional prephenate dehydrogenase/3-phosphoshikimate 1-carboxyvinyltransferase, protein MVDFSQLSARPVIGRLVVVGLGLIGGSFAKGVRESGLCREVVGVDLDPKSRVLAVELGVVDRCEADLATACRGADVIQLAVPILAMEKLLGLLAPLDLGNAILTDVGSAKGNVVRAARLAFGHMPARFVPGHPIAGSEQSGVEASNADLFRRHKVILTPLAETDPDAVALVDRLWSVLGADVEHMQVERHDEVLAATSHLPHLLAFGLVDSLAKRNENLEIFRYAAGGFRDFTRIAGSDPVMWHDIFLANREAVLRTLDTFRSDLDALREAVDTGDGHQLLGVFTRARVAREHFGKILARRAYVEPVSADDLVFVASPGGSVSGSIRVPGDKSISHRSIMLGSLAEGVTEVEGFLEGEDALATLQAFRDMGVVIEGPHHGRVIIHGVGLRGLKAAPGPIYLGNSGTSMRLLAGLLAAQDFDSTLTGDASLSKRPMSRVVDPLRAMGAAIETAADGRPPLTIHAVGKLSGQTHDAPMASAQVKSCLLLAGLYADGETIVSEPALTRDHTERMLRGFGYPVAAEGNTVSLESGHKLLATRIEVPADISSAAFFMVAASITEGSELLLEHVGVNPTRAGVIDILRLMGGDITLENPRQVGGEPVADLRVRSASLKGIEIPEALVPLAIDEFPVLFVAAACAQGRTVLRGAQELRVKESDRIQAMADGLLALGIKVEPTPDGIIIEGGSMGGAEIDAHGDHRIAMAFSVASLRASAPIRIHDCANVATSFPNFLALCAQVGMRVAQEDKK, encoded by the coding sequence GTGGTTGATTTCTCGCAGCTATCCGCTCGACCTGTCATCGGTCGGCTTGTGGTCGTCGGTCTGGGTCTGATCGGTGGCTCCTTTGCCAAGGGTGTTCGCGAAAGCGGTCTGTGCCGTGAAGTGGTGGGGGTCGATCTTGACCCGAAATCCCGCGTACTGGCCGTTGAGCTGGGTGTTGTGGATCGCTGCGAAGCGGATCTGGCGACCGCTTGTCGGGGCGCAGATGTCATTCAGCTTGCAGTCCCGATCCTGGCTATGGAAAAGCTCCTCGGCCTGCTGGCACCTCTGGACCTTGGTAATGCGATCCTGACGGATGTCGGCAGCGCCAAGGGCAATGTGGTACGGGCTGCACGACTTGCCTTCGGTCACATGCCAGCCCGCTTCGTGCCGGGGCATCCGATTGCCGGTTCCGAACAGAGTGGCGTCGAGGCGTCCAACGCCGATTTGTTCCGGCGCCACAAGGTGATTCTGACACCGCTGGCCGAGACGGATCCCGATGCCGTGGCGCTGGTTGATCGTCTCTGGTCGGTGCTGGGCGCCGATGTCGAGCATATGCAGGTCGAGCGTCACGACGAGGTCCTGGCTGCGACCAGTCATCTGCCGCATCTGCTGGCATTCGGTCTGGTGGATTCCCTGGCCAAGCGTAACGAAAACCTGGAGATCTTCAGGTACGCGGCGGGCGGTTTCCGTGACTTCACCCGTATCGCGGGCAGTGATCCGGTGATGTGGCACGACATCTTCCTGGCCAACCGCGAAGCCGTTCTGCGCACTCTGGATACATTCCGCAGTGATCTGGATGCCTTGCGTGAAGCGGTGGATACCGGCGACGGCCATCAACTGCTGGGTGTGTTCACCCGTGCGCGGGTTGCCCGGGAGCATTTCGGCAAGATTCTGGCTCGCCGCGCCTATGTAGAGCCTGTCAGTGCGGATGATCTGGTTTTTGTCGCCAGCCCCGGCGGCAGTGTCAGCGGCAGTATTCGCGTGCCGGGAGACAAGTCCATCTCCCATCGCTCGATCATGCTGGGTTCTCTGGCTGAGGGCGTTACCGAGGTCGAAGGCTTTCTTGAAGGCGAGGACGCGCTGGCGACCTTGCAGGCTTTCCGTGACATGGGGGTCGTGATCGAAGGACCGCATCATGGTCGCGTGATCATTCATGGTGTCGGCTTGCGTGGCCTGAAGGCTGCGCCCGGTCCGATCTACCTGGGCAATTCCGGAACCTCCATGCGCCTGCTGGCAGGTCTGCTGGCGGCGCAGGATTTCGACAGCACCCTGACGGGCGATGCCTCGCTGTCCAAGCGGCCCATGAGCCGTGTGGTCGACCCTTTGCGGGCCATGGGTGCGGCCATCGAAACGGCGGCCGATGGCCGTCCTCCGTTGACCATTCATGCTGTCGGCAAGCTTTCGGGTCAGACCCATGACGCGCCGATGGCCAGTGCTCAGGTCAAATCCTGTCTGTTGCTGGCCGGGCTATATGCCGATGGCGAGACTATAGTCAGCGAGCCGGCGCTCACTCGTGATCATACCGAGCGCATGCTGCGTGGCTTCGGCTACCCGGTGGCTGCCGAGGGCAACACCGTTTCGCTGGAGTCCGGGCACAAGCTGCTGGCAACCCGTATAGAAGTGCCTGCCGATATTTCCTCGGCCGCGTTTTTCATGGTGGCGGCATCCATTACCGAAGGTTCCGAGTTGTTGCTCGAGCATGTGGGCGTCAATCCGACACGTGCGGGTGTTATCGATATCCTTCGCCTGATGGGCGGTGATATCACTCTGGAAAACCCGCGGCAAGTCGGTGGCGAGCCGGTTGCGGACCTGCGGGTCCGTTCGGCCTCCCTGAAGGGGATCGAGATTCCCGAAGCACTGGTGCCGTTGGCTATCGACGAGTTTCCGGTGCTGTTCGTCGCTGCGGCTTGTGCTCAGGGACGTACTGTCCTGCGCGGTGCGCAGGAGTTGCGTGTCAAGGAGTCGGACCGGATTCAGGCCATGGCTGATGGTCTGCTGGCGTTGGGTATCAAGGTTGAGCCCACGCCGGATGGCATTATTATTGAAGGCGGTTCCATGGGCGGTGCCGAGATCGATGCTCATGGCGATCACCGCATTGCAATGGCATTCAGCGTTGCATCACTGCGGGCATCGGCACCGATCCGTATTCACGATTGTGCGAACGTCGCCACATCGTTTCCCAATTTTCTGGCGCTGTGCGCTCAAGTCGGTATGCGTGTCGCGCAAGAGGATAAAAAGTGA
- the pheA gene encoding prephenate dehydratase, producing the protein MSEQELKALRVRIDSLDEKVLELISERARCAQEVARVKMSSLAEGEVPVFYRPEREAQVLKRVMDRNRGPLSNEEMARLFREIMSSCLALEQPLKVAYLGPEGTFTQAAAMKHFGHAVISLPMAAIDEVFREVVAGAVNFGVVPVENSTEGAVNHTLDSFLEHDMVICGEVELRIHHHLLVGESTKTKSISRIYSHAQSLAQCRKWLDAHYPNVERVAVASNAEAAKRVKSEWNSAAIAGDMAADLYGLTRLAEKIEDRPDNSTRFLIIGNQEVPPTGDDKTSIIVSMSNKPGALHELLVPFHENGLDLTRIETRPSRSGKWTYVFFIDFVGHHQDPLVKAVLEKISHEAVALKVLGSYPKAVL; encoded by the coding sequence ATGTCCGAGCAAGAACTCAAGGCGCTGCGAGTTCGCATCGACAGCCTGGACGAAAAGGTTCTGGAGCTGATCAGCGAGCGCGCACGCTGCGCGCAGGAAGTGGCGCGGGTGAAAATGTCCTCGCTGGCTGAAGGCGAAGTGCCTGTGTTCTATCGCCCTGAGCGTGAAGCTCAGGTGCTCAAGCGGGTCATGGACCGCAATCGCGGTCCGCTGAGCAACGAAGAGATGGCGCGTCTGTTTCGCGAAATCATGTCTTCCTGCCTGGCGTTGGAACAGCCGCTGAAAGTCGCCTATCTGGGCCCGGAAGGGACCTTTACCCAGGCTGCGGCCATGAAGCACTTCGGGCATGCGGTCATCAGCCTGCCCATGGCTGCTATCGATGAAGTGTTCCGTGAAGTGGTTGCCGGTGCCGTGAATTTCGGTGTCGTGCCGGTGGAGAACTCCACCGAGGGCGCGGTCAACCACACCCTCGACAGCTTCCTCGAACATGACATGGTCATCTGTGGTGAAGTCGAGCTGCGCATTCACCATCATTTGCTGGTCGGTGAAAGCACCAAGACCAAAAGCATCAGCCGCATCTATTCCCATGCCCAGTCGCTGGCCCAGTGCCGCAAGTGGCTGGACGCTCATTACCCGAATGTCGAGCGCGTGGCGGTTGCCAGCAACGCCGAAGCGGCCAAGCGGGTCAAGAGCGAGTGGAACTCCGCGGCCATTGCCGGGGATATGGCGGCAGACCTGTATGGCCTGACCCGTCTGGCCGAGAAGATCGAAGATCGTCCCGACAACTCCACGCGGTTCCTGATCATCGGTAATCAGGAAGTGCCGCCGACCGGTGACGACAAGACCTCGATCATTGTGTCGATGAGCAACAAGCCGGGCGCGTTGCATGAACTGCTGGTGCCCTTCCATGAGAATGGCCTGGACCTGACCCGCATCGAAACCCGTCCGTCGCGCAGTGGCAAGTGGACTTACGTGTTCTTCATCGATTTCGTAGGGCATCACCAGGATCCGCTGGTCAAGGCGGTGCTGGAGAAGATCAGTCATGAAGCCGTTGCCTTGAAGGTACTGGGTTCCTACCCGAAAGCGGTTCTTTGA